In the Microcoleus sp. FACHB-831 genome, AACTGTAAAATCTAAAGACATATTTTCTCAGTATGAAAATTTTATTGTAGATAAGTGTTGTATTAGGAGGGTTCGATGTAACTGTTTTTAGGTAGTTGGTTAAAATAGCCATTTTTCCAGAGGTAAAAAGGACTAATTAAGCTACTGATAAACAACTGCATCTCACAAGCCGCCACCAGGTCGGTTTTGACTTTAAAACCATGTTTGAGTAAGTGAAATACAATTTTTCGCAAGTCGTTTGCCATATAAGCAAGCGTTTTAATTGGTACGAACCAGGGTTTGACGTTCACCATGCGCGTGACATGGCGGCTAAGTCCAATACCGCGAATAAACGGAATTAAGTACTCTTGCTGCAAGCGCCAATGGGGAATTTTGTGGTCGATTTCCATAGCTGGGTTGTACCAAATTTCCCATCCTCCTGCTTGAATGTAAGACAACATTTCTAAGTCTTCACCTGTAAGCATATTGCCATTGGCTCTGCCTGTCAAAATCATGTGGTTGGGAACGCTTTCTAACCAGGCTTGTTTGCGGACGACTAACCCGGCGGAGGGAGGAAGTAATTTTTTGCTAGGTTCATACAGTAGGGGAATAGAACCGCGCTCGGTAATAGCTAAAAATGGGATAATTTTTTTAAAGTTTTCTGGGGGGGGTACTTCAAAATCACCGTGAATTTGGCTGCCATAAGCGCCTGCTTTGGGGTGCTGTTTCCCAAAATTATAGGCAGCTTCTACCCAATTTTGTGTGGGGATATTATCATCATCAAGAAAACCAATTAGCTCCGATTTGGCTTCTTCAAAGGCGCGGCGTCGGGCAAATGCTGCTCCTTGCTGGGGTTCAAAGCAGTATTTTAAGGGATAGTTTTGAGGCCAATTTTGTTGATAGGTTTGAATGAGTTTTGCAGTATTGTCTTTACTATTGTTGTCTATAACAATAATTTCCCAGGATAAAAATGAGATATTAATTTGGCTTCGCAGTTTCTCCAAAACTTCAGGTAAGCGGCTTTCTCCGTTATAGGTTGGGATGGCGACGGTAAAATCAACTGACATGGTATTTAAGACAAACTGAGTATTGCGATCGCGCTAAGTATATCCGACTTTCCCCGGTAAAGGGTAGTGCCGATATCTGCTCTAAGTATGCCCAAAAACTCTAGTTAAAGTAACCACCGCTTATAGAATACGCCCATTGGCTAAAATCAATTTTGGAGTTATGGGAGAAAACAGCTAGGGGCGATTTAACGCGCCGGAAATTTATCGTTATTTGTAACTAGATTGGTCTGCGTCCGCCAAAGACGGCAAAGCTGAAATTTTTGTACCAACAATCCACGTCTTGAAAACCTGCCGCTTCTAGCCAGTCGAGTTGACTGCCAAGAGGTGCCATGCGATCGTATTCCATGCGCTTCAAGGCGGCTGAGAGATCTTCTTCTGAGATACCAAGGGCACGAATTGAATCGAGCCATTGTTGTCGATACTGTTTCTCTAGGTGAGGGGTTTTACCCAAGACTTGCTCGGCATTGACGAACATTCCCCCAGGAGTCAAGGTATGGTAAATTCGCTGATAAAGACGTTGTTTGTCAGGGTCAGATAGATGATGAATTGATAAGCCAGAGATAACTAGGTCATAGTCAGATTCTAAATCAGTTTCAAGGTAGTCATCAATCAATATTTTAGGGTATTTTCCCATGTGACTAAATCGAGCGATCGCTTTCTCCAACATCTCAGTGGCTAAGTCGATGAGGGTGAATTCTGCATTAGGAAAGACTGCCTGAACCATGCCAGAATAAAGTCCTGTTCCCGCACCCAAATCCAGAACCTTTAGGGGTGCGTTGCGCTCGCTAGGTATGACCTCAACTGCTGTTCTGTAAAAGTCATCAAAACACGGAATCAGGGTGCGACGTAGCTTGTCATAATCTGCTGCGGCAGCATTAAAAGCTTGCTGAATGTTCATTTTCTTGTTCGCTGACAATAATAGAAATTTTAGCCATAGAAATAGGCAACAGGCTAGAATCATTTCTGGAGTTATTAGAGAAAACAGCTATGGGCGATTTAACGCGCCGGAAATTTATCGTTGTCTCGACGCTGGCGGCGGGGTTTGCCTTAGCAGTTGAGCCTATTACTGCTGCTGTTATCAAGACGGATAGTAGAGGCTTAGTGGCGGGTGAAGTAAAGATTCCCGTTCAAGATGGGGAAATTCCAGCATATAGGGCTATGCCAGCGACTGGGGCTAATTTCCCGGTTGTGTTGGTTGTGCAGGAAATTTTTGGCGTACACGAACACATTCAGGATATTTGTCGCCGCTTTGCTAAGTTGGGTTATTGCGCGATCGCGCCTGAAATGTTTGCCCGTCAAGGCGATGTTTCCAAACTCACCGACATTCAAGAAATTATCACCAAAGTTGTCTCTAAAGTTCCAGATGCCCAAGTTATGTCCGATTTAGATGCAACTGTTGCATGGGCAGGAAAATCGAGCAAAGGTAACATCGACAAATTAGCAATTACAGGTTTTTGTTGGGGCGGGAGGATAGTTTGGCTGTATTCAGCTTACAACCCCAAAGTTAAAGCGGGAGTTGCTTGGTACGGGCGCTTAGTTAGCCCATCTACGGAGTTAACTCCCAAGCATCCTATCGATATTGCAGCTAATTTGAAAGTACCCGTTTTGGGACTTTACGGTGCTAAAGATGACGGAATTCCTAACGAGACAGTAGAGCAAATGCGTAAGGCGCTTAAGGGTGGGCGCAGCGGTTCGCAAATTATCCTTTATCCGAATACTCCGCACGGTTTTAATGCCGACTATCGCCCAACTTATCGCCAGAAAGAATCTGAGGATGGCTGGAAGCGTTTGCAGGCTTGGTTTAAGAAGAATGGTGTTGCTTGATTAGTGGAGATGACGCTCGCGCAATAGTACTATAAATGGCTCTAAAACCCTTGGTTTCATCGCTGGCTGCCAAGGGTTAATTATAGCCAAAAGCGCGATCGCTACACTTAGCTAAAATTGAGGGTAAGTTAAGAGAGCGATCGCTTTATTAACCCGATTTTAAAGTAAAAATATAATTTA is a window encoding:
- a CDS encoding dienelactone hydrolase family protein, with product MGDLTRRKFIVVSTLAAGFALAVEPITAAVIKTDSRGLVAGEVKIPVQDGEIPAYRAMPATGANFPVVLVVQEIFGVHEHIQDICRRFAKLGYCAIAPEMFARQGDVSKLTDIQEIITKVVSKVPDAQVMSDLDATVAWAGKSSKGNIDKLAITGFCWGGRIVWLYSAYNPKVKAGVAWYGRLVSPSTELTPKHPIDIAANLKVPVLGLYGAKDDGIPNETVEQMRKALKGGRSGSQIILYPNTPHGFNADYRPTYRQKESEDGWKRLQAWFKKNGVA
- a CDS encoding class I SAM-dependent methyltransferase; its protein translation is MNIQQAFNAAAADYDKLRRTLIPCFDDFYRTAVEVIPSERNAPLKVLDLGAGTGLYSGMVQAVFPNAEFTLIDLATEMLEKAIARFSHMGKYPKILIDDYLETDLESDYDLVISGLSIHHLSDPDKQRLYQRIYHTLTPGGMFVNAEQVLGKTPHLEKQYRQQWLDSIRALGISEEDLSAALKRMEYDRMAPLGSQLDWLEAAGFQDVDCWYKNFSFAVFGGRRPI
- the hpsE gene encoding hormogonium polysaccharide biosynthesis glycosyltransferase HpsE, with the translated sequence MSVDFTVAIPTYNGESRLPEVLEKLRSQINISFLSWEIIVIDNNSKDNTAKLIQTYQQNWPQNYPLKYCFEPQQGAAFARRRAFEEAKSELIGFLDDDNIPTQNWVEAAYNFGKQHPKAGAYGSQIHGDFEVPPPENFKKIIPFLAITERGSIPLLYEPSKKLLPPSAGLVVRKQAWLESVPNHMILTGRANGNMLTGEDLEMLSYIQAGGWEIWYNPAMEIDHKIPHWRLQQEYLIPFIRGIGLSRHVTRMVNVKPWFVPIKTLAYMANDLRKIVFHLLKHGFKVKTDLVAACEMQLFISSLISPFYLWKNGYFNQLPKNSYIEPS